AGGGCCTGGCTGTGGGCGGCTTGGATGAAGCCGGCGGCCATCTCCGGCGAGGGAGTGACCGTCGCCAGCTCGGCCCCGACGACGAAGAGCTGCTTTTGGATCTCGAGCAGGCGATCGGCCAAAGGCTCCGCTTTTTTCAAGGCGGCGATGACGCAGCCGACGACGCTGTTCAGCTCATCGACCTCGCCGTAAGCCGCGATCCGCTCGCTGTCTTTGGGGTAGGGGCCGCCGCCGAAGAGGAAGGTTTGGCCGCGGTCGCCTTTCTTGGTGTAGATCTTCACCGGCTTTCCTCCTCCCGGTATTCGGCGTAAGAAGAGGGCGTTTCCCAGAGCCGGACCGAAAGCACCGGCAAGCCCCGTTTCTTGGCATCCTCGAAGATGAGCCGGG
This bacterium DNA region includes the following protein-coding sequences:
- a CDS encoding cob(I)yrinic acid a,c-diamide adenosyltransferase, translated to MKIYTKKGDRGQTFLFGGGPYPKDSERIAAYGEVDELNSVVGCVIAALKKAEPLADRLLEIQKQLFVVGAELATVTPSPEMAAGFIQAAHSQALEQDIDAWENELEPLKKFVLPGGEAAAAFLHQARTVCRRAERAVVKLSHDQAIRSDLLIYLNRLSDWFFVLARLVNKRAGVPDILWQGILQA